The following are encoded together in the Planococcus antarcticus DSM 14505 genome:
- a CDS encoding metalloprotease family protein, with amino-acid sequence MTTETVVILFSYVFIVISIVILHEAIHWMFALLFRRVPTLKFEHFFTPVITYKNNQSDIQNLIISASAPLGLFTVGLLIEADSGILVLIKIMCLANIFNFLPLTADGQVILLSLLNMLKKRRTGRTDHSKMPLPKKRN; translated from the coding sequence ATGACAACTGAAACAGTTGTCATTCTTTTTAGTTACGTCTTTATTGTCATCAGTATTGTTATTCTTCATGAAGCAATTCATTGGATGTTCGCTCTATTGTTTCGTAGAGTCCCTACTCTCAAATTCGAACATTTTTTTACGCCAGTTATTACTTACAAAAACAATCAATCCGATATACAAAATTTGATTATTTCAGCTTCTGCTCCTTTAGGCCTTTTTACTGTAGGTCTTTTAATTGAAGCTGATAGCGGAATACTCGTGTTGATCAAAATAATGTGCTTGGCTAATATTTTTAACTTCCTTCCCCTAACAGCGGATGGCCAAGTAATATTGTTATCTCTTCTTAACATGCTTAAAAAAAGGCGAACAGGAAGAACAGATCACTCTAAAATGCCTCTTCCCAAAAAGCGAAATTGA
- a CDS encoding IS3 family transposase: MFSFIQEHRNEYDVLMMCNLLGVSRGGYYKWRTQLVVATRTERQILREELLQKIAQSYHESYGTYGSPRILEDLKAQGYSICERTVGRYMKELGLCALPVKQFVTTTDSNHHQFVYPNLLERRFNVDKPNTVWVSDITYIWTLEGWLYLASVMDLFSRKIIGWSLDVTMKTELPLGALQEALLLRNPTGEPIHHSDRGSQYCSDEYIKCLKKAEFQISMSRKGDPYDNACIESFHATIKKELIYRHRFRTREDARKAIGHYIDDFYNLRRRHSTLGYLSPENYEKKYASLISERLVS, from the coding sequence ATCTTTTCGTTCATCCAGGAGCATCGGAACGAATACGACGTGTTGATGATGTGTAATTTACTTGGCGTATCCAGAGGCGGCTACTATAAATGGCGGACTCAGCTGGTCGTAGCTACTCGGACTGAACGGCAGATTCTGCGGGAAGAACTTCTCCAAAAAATTGCTCAATCGTATCATGAGAGCTATGGCACCTATGGTAGCCCGCGCATTCTTGAAGATCTCAAGGCGCAGGGATATTCCATATGCGAACGAACCGTGGGTCGTTACATGAAAGAGCTAGGACTCTGTGCATTGCCAGTAAAACAATTCGTGACAACGACGGATTCCAACCATCACCAATTCGTTTACCCAAATCTTCTCGAGCGCCGTTTTAATGTCGACAAGCCCAATACGGTCTGGGTATCCGATATCACGTATATCTGGACGCTAGAGGGATGGTTGTATCTGGCGAGTGTAATGGATCTATTCTCGCGCAAGATTATCGGGTGGAGTCTGGATGTCACGATGAAGACCGAACTGCCACTTGGGGCGCTGCAAGAGGCGCTGCTCTTGCGAAATCCCACTGGTGAGCCAATCCATCACTCTGACCGCGGCTCTCAATACTGTTCCGATGAGTACATTAAGTGCTTGAAAAAAGCCGAATTCCAAATCAGCATGAGCCGCAAGGGAGATCCGTACGATAACGCCTGCATCGAATCGTTTCACGCCACCATTAAGAAAGAGCTGATTTACCGCCACCGGTTCCGAACACGGGAAGACGCTCGAAAGGCAATCGGCCATTACATCGATGACTTCTATAATTTGCGTAGACGGCACTCCACACTCGGTTATTTGTCACCCGAAAACTATGAAAAAAAATACGCATCCCTGATATCAGAACGATTGGTTTCGTGA
- a CDS encoding transposase has product MGKHKTTEYKEYIAKLHIKEGRKATDLAYEVGVSATTVRQWAREYREKQERLANPTGEPLVTFSEMEKKLRDTENRLKERDDEVEILKKAMHVFMKSRT; this is encoded by the coding sequence ATGGGTAAACACAAAACGACCGAATACAAGGAATATATCGCCAAGCTCCATATCAAAGAAGGACGGAAAGCCACGGACCTGGCTTATGAAGTCGGCGTGAGTGCCACAACGGTGCGGCAATGGGCAAGAGAGTATCGGGAAAAGCAAGAGCGTTTAGCGAATCCAACGGGTGAGCCGCTGGTCACCTTCTCAGAGATGGAGAAGAAGCTGCGGGATACAGAAAACCGGCTGAAAGAGCGTGACGATGAAGTAGAAATCTTAAAAAAGGCCATGCATGTCTTCATGAAAAGCCGCACGTAA
- a CDS encoding PH domain-containing protein, translating to MNEQYAAPRHSLSPNAVKYWRMDELISNLIAFIVLAVLFYLDWHFEWYNWIFWVLIALAIFFVVGLAWSVLSPPLTFKNWRYDLDEEFLYLQFGIWNRTEQLVPMTKIQAVSLTQGPLMRKFNLASLSVETMGSSHAIPALPKETAADLRERIAQFAKIKEVEQ from the coding sequence ATGAATGAACAATATGCCGCTCCTCGGCATTCTCTCTCACCCAATGCAGTCAAATACTGGCGCATGGATGAACTTATTTCCAACCTTATTGCCTTTATAGTCCTGGCCGTGCTGTTTTACCTGGACTGGCACTTTGAATGGTACAACTGGATTTTTTGGGTCCTGATTGCCTTGGCTATCTTTTTTGTAGTTGGCTTGGCTTGGTCGGTTCTCAGTCCGCCACTCACTTTTAAAAACTGGCGCTACGATTTGGACGAAGAGTTTTTGTATCTTCAGTTTGGTATTTGGAACCGGACAGAGCAATTGGTGCCGATGACGAAAATTCAGGCTGTTTCCTTGACGCAGGGACCTTTGATGCGCAAATTTAACCTTGCTTCTTTGTCAGTAGAAACGATGGGTTCAAGCCATGCAATTCCGGCATTGCCAAAAGAAACGGCAGCCGACCTGCGTGAGCGCATTGCCCAATTCGCTAAAATCAAGGAAGTGGAACAATGA